In one window of Rhodanobacter sp. FDAARGOS 1247 DNA:
- the bamB gene encoding outer membrane protein assembly factor BamB: MKRFLLITLASLATLAGCHSFKKENVQPPTPLAKDFKSTVQVTRLWKTTVGDGAQVSGVRLRPAVVDGVLYADSTDGKIAAIDATSGKTLWTKSSRTHGWFGWGDKKRKDAQYAGGPAVSGDLLAVGTLDGHVYAMSAKDGNPRWEVEVSGEVMASPVIVGDMVMVRTGDGRIYALDAADGHRRWVYDQSTVPLLSLRGNGTMLVANGVLFFGSDDGKLVALRQDNGSKLWEQRLSSGEGRTEIDKLNDADGSILLDGSTLYGAAYHGNLTAIDGPSGRPLWSHPFSTFDSLASNAGAIFGVDDQSQVWAFDRSTGTDMWKNASLKYRWVTGPAVQGNYVVVGDLEGYVHWLQSGDGALAARERLSKKAIRAQPLVVGDIVYVEDVEGHIGAYRLSSP; encoded by the coding sequence ATGAAAAGATTTCTGTTGATCACGCTGGCTTCGCTGGCAACCCTCGCCGGTTGCCATTCCTTCAAGAAGGAAAACGTCCAGCCGCCGACGCCGCTGGCCAAGGATTTCAAGTCGACGGTGCAGGTCACCCGCCTGTGGAAGACCACAGTCGGTGACGGCGCCCAGGTGAGCGGCGTGCGTTTGCGCCCGGCGGTGGTCGACGGCGTCCTGTATGCCGACAGCACCGACGGAAAAATCGCCGCCATCGACGCCACCAGCGGCAAGACGCTGTGGACGAAGAGCTCGCGCACGCACGGCTGGTTTGGCTGGGGTGACAAGAAGCGCAAGGATGCCCAGTACGCGGGCGGCCCTGCGGTCAGCGGCGACCTGCTCGCGGTCGGCACGCTGGATGGTCACGTTTACGCCATGAGCGCCAAAGACGGCAACCCGCGCTGGGAAGTCGAAGTCAGCGGCGAAGTGATGGCGTCGCCGGTGATCGTGGGCGACATGGTGATGGTGCGCACCGGTGACGGTCGCATTTATGCGCTGGACGCCGCGGACGGCCATCGTCGCTGGGTCTACGACCAGAGCACGGTGCCGCTGCTGAGTCTGCGTGGCAACGGCACGATGCTGGTGGCCAACGGCGTGCTGTTCTTCGGCAGCGACGACGGCAAGCTGGTGGCCCTGCGTCAGGACAATGGTTCGAAGTTGTGGGAGCAGCGGCTGTCCAGCGGCGAAGGCCGCACCGAGATCGACAAGCTGAATGACGCCGACGGCTCGATCCTGCTGGACGGCAGCACGCTCTATGGCGCCGCCTACCACGGCAACCTGACCGCCATCGACGGCCCCAGCGGTCGCCCCTTGTGGTCGCACCCGTTCTCCACCTTCGATTCGCTGGCCAGCAATGCCGGCGCGATCTTCGGTGTCGACGACCAGTCCCAGGTGTGGGCGTTCGATCGCAGCACCGGCACCGACATGTGGAAGAACGCCTCGCTGAAATATCGCTGGGTCACCGGCCCCGCCGTGCAGGGCAACTATGTTGTCGTGGGCGACCTGGAAGGCTACGTGCACTGGTTGCAGAGCGGCGATGGCGCCCTGGCCGCCCGTGAGCGGCTGTCGAAGAAGGCGATCCGTGCCCAGCCGCTGGTGGTGGGCGACATCGTTTACGTCGAGGACGTCGAGGGCCACATCGGCGCCTACCGTCTGTCCTCACCCTGA
- a CDS encoding TetR/AcrR family transcriptional regulator — MNSSVSTKDRILGAAELLFAQRGFEGASLRQLTTNAGVNLAAVNYHFGSKEKLVEEVFRRRLDALNESRLAALAQVAGAPETTLEDVLEAFIRPALDLSHDDSGALFMRVLARAFAEHDDTLRQFLSANYGHVMRQFTAEFARLLPQLSKQELYWRIDLVTGALTHAMSGFGMIQRKSDVSENAHREQTALHLIRFAVAGLSHP, encoded by the coding sequence GTGAACAGCTCCGTTTCAACCAAGGACCGCATCCTGGGCGCCGCCGAGCTGCTGTTTGCCCAGCGCGGTTTCGAAGGCGCCTCGCTGCGCCAGCTGACCACCAATGCCGGGGTGAACCTGGCCGCCGTCAATTACCACTTCGGTTCGAAGGAAAAGCTGGTGGAGGAGGTGTTCCGTCGCCGCCTCGACGCGCTGAACGAAAGCCGACTGGCCGCACTGGCGCAGGTCGCCGGCGCGCCCGAGACCACCCTGGAAGACGTGCTCGAAGCCTTCATCCGCCCGGCGCTCGACCTTTCCCACGACGACAGCGGCGCCCTGTTCATGCGCGTGCTGGCCCGCGCCTTCGCCGAACACGACGACACCCTGCGCCAGTTCCTGTCCGCCAACTACGGCCATGTCATGCGCCAGTTCACCGCCGAGTTCGCCCGCCTGTTGCCCCAGTTGAGCAAGCAGGAGCTGTACTGGCGCATCGATCTGGTGACCGGCGCGCTGACCCACGCGATGTCCGGCTTCGGCATGATCCAGCGCAAAAGCGATGTCAGCGAGAACGCCCATCGCGAACAGACCGCCCTGCACCTGATCCGCTTCGCCGTGGCCGGTCTCAGCCACCCCTGA
- a CDS encoding tetratricopeptide repeat protein, translating into MAFEEYDKYEQSELVQKWLRENGVSIIVGIAIGLVGIFGWQQWRKHQAGNEAEASQLYQQVQIAQASGKTDAAAQLTDQLMKDYGKSPFAVFAVSDRAKQQVEAKQFDKAEASLEWAESHATEPVLKSLTQLRKAQVEMASDNGKAALATLDKIPADSYQGLAQELRGDVLVKLGRPDEARKAYQAAMSALGEEAPQRGALQMKIDDLAVAGKQGA; encoded by the coding sequence ATGGCATTTGAAGAATACGACAAGTACGAACAGAGCGAGCTGGTTCAGAAGTGGCTGCGCGAGAATGGTGTGTCGATCATCGTCGGCATCGCGATCGGTCTGGTCGGCATCTTCGGATGGCAGCAGTGGCGCAAGCACCAGGCTGGCAACGAGGCCGAGGCCTCCCAGCTCTATCAGCAGGTGCAGATCGCGCAGGCCTCGGGCAAGACCGATGCCGCCGCGCAACTGACCGATCAGCTGATGAAGGATTACGGGAAGTCGCCATTTGCCGTGTTCGCCGTCAGTGATCGTGCGAAACAGCAAGTCGAGGCCAAGCAGTTTGACAAGGCCGAGGCCTCGCTGGAATGGGCCGAGAGCCATGCCACCGAACCGGTACTGAAGTCGCTCACGCAGTTGCGCAAGGCCCAGGTGGAAATGGCCAGCGACAACGGCAAGGCGGCCCTGGCCACCCTCGACAAGATTCCGGCGGACAGCTATCAGGGACTGGCGCAGGAACTCCGCGGTGATGTGCTGGTCAAGCTTGGACGCCCGGACGAAGCCCGCAAGGCCTATCAGGCTGCCATGTCGGCACTGGGCGAGGAGGCGCCGCAACGCGGCGCGCTGCAGATGAAAATCGATGATCTGGCTGTGGCCGGGAAGCAGGGTGCATGA
- a CDS encoding acetyl-CoA C-acyltransferase, protein MTKQVQDAYIVAATRTPVGKAPRGVFRHTRPDDMLAHVIRSVMAQYPGIDPHRIGDAIIGCAMPEAEQGMNVARIGVLLAGLPHTVPGVTINRFCSSGLQAVAMAADRIRLGLDDLMLAGGTESMSMVPMMGHKIAMNPAIFQDENIGIAYGMGITAENVAKQWKVSREQQDAFAVESHRRALAAQAAGEFDDEISPFALDDHYPNLATRQIVTDSRTISADEGPRAGTTMEVLGKLKTVFRNGQFGGTVTAGNSSQMSDGAGAVMLASEKAIKEYSLQPLARFVGFSVAGVPPEVMGIGPKEAIPKALAQTGISQDQLDWIELNEAFAAQALAVMGDLKLDPSKVNPLGGAIALGHPLGATGAVRIATLVHGMRRRKQKYGMVTMCIGTGMGAAGIFEAL, encoded by the coding sequence ATGACCAAGCAAGTGCAAGACGCCTACATCGTCGCCGCCACCCGTACCCCGGTCGGCAAGGCGCCGCGCGGCGTATTCCGCCACACCCGCCCGGACGACATGCTCGCCCACGTGATCCGCAGCGTGATGGCGCAGTACCCGGGCATCGACCCGCACCGCATCGGCGACGCCATCATCGGCTGCGCCATGCCCGAGGCCGAGCAAGGCATGAACGTGGCACGCATCGGCGTGCTGCTGGCTGGCCTGCCCCACACGGTGCCCGGCGTCACCATCAACCGCTTCTGTTCCTCCGGCCTGCAGGCCGTGGCGATGGCCGCCGACCGCATCCGCCTGGGCCTGGACGACCTGATGCTTGCCGGCGGCACCGAAAGCATGAGCATGGTGCCGATGATGGGCCACAAGATCGCGATGAACCCCGCGATCTTCCAGGACGAGAACATCGGCATCGCCTACGGCATGGGCATCACCGCCGAAAACGTGGCCAAGCAGTGGAAGGTCAGCCGCGAGCAGCAGGATGCGTTCGCGGTCGAAAGCCACCGCCGCGCCCTGGCCGCCCAGGCCGCCGGCGAATTCGACGACGAGATCAGCCCCTTCGCGCTGGACGACCACTACCCCAACCTCGCCACCCGCCAGATCGTCACCGACAGCCGCACCATCAGCGCCGACGAAGGCCCGCGCGCCGGCACCACGATGGAAGTGCTGGGCAAGCTGAAGACCGTGTTCCGCAACGGCCAGTTCGGCGGCACCGTCACCGCCGGCAACTCCAGCCAGATGTCCGACGGCGCCGGCGCCGTGATGCTCGCCAGCGAAAAGGCCATCAAGGAATACAGCCTGCAGCCGCTGGCCCGCTTCGTCGGTTTCTCCGTCGCCGGCGTCCCGCCCGAAGTCATGGGCATCGGCCCCAAGGAAGCGATCCCGAAGGCGCTCGCGCAAACCGGCATCAGCCAGGATCAGCTCGACTGGATCGAGCTCAACGAAGCGTTTGCCGCCCAGGCGCTGGCCGTGATGGGCGACCTCAAGCTGGACCCCAGCAAGGTCAACCCGCTGGGCGGCGCGATCGCGCTCGGTCATCCGCTCGGCGCCACCGGCGCGGTGCGCATCGCCACGCTGGTACACGGCATGCGTCGGCGCAAGCAGAAGTACGGCATGGTGACGATGTGCATCGGCACCGGCATGGGCGCGGCAGGGATTTTCGAAGCGCTGTAA
- the ndk gene encoding nucleoside-diphosphate kinase gives MALERTLSIIKPDAVAKNVIGQIYARFEQAGLKIVAAKMKQLSRQEAEGFYAVHSERPFFKALVDFMISGPVMISALEGENAVLAHRDLMGATNPKEAAPGTIRADFAESIDANAVHGSDAVDTAKVEIAYFFAATEVCPR, from the coding sequence ATGGCGCTGGAGCGCACTCTTTCCATCATCAAGCCCGACGCCGTTGCCAAGAACGTCATCGGCCAGATCTACGCACGCTTCGAACAGGCCGGCCTGAAGATCGTCGCCGCCAAGATGAAGCAGCTGTCGCGCCAGGAAGCCGAAGGCTTCTACGCCGTGCACAGCGAGCGCCCGTTCTTCAAGGCGCTGGTCGATTTCATGATCTCCGGCCCGGTGATGATTTCCGCGCTGGAAGGCGAGAACGCCGTGCTGGCCCACCGTGACCTGATGGGCGCGACCAATCCGAAGGAAGCCGCGCCGGGCACGATCCGCGCCGACTTCGCCGAGTCGATCGACGCCAACGCCGTGCATGGTTCCGACGCCGTCGACACCGCCAAGGTGGAGATTGCTTATTTCTTCGCCGCCACCGAAGTTTGCCCGAGGTAA
- a CDS encoding 3-hydroxyacyl-CoA dehydrogenase/enoyl-CoA hydratase family protein yields the protein MTAASSPTPGLRIRKAAVLGAGVMGAQIAAHLTNAGVETVLFDLPAKEGPKSSIALKAIANLAKLSPAPLADKALAASIIPANYDDDLDHLKDVDLVIEAIAERMDWKLDLYKKIAGHLSKTAIIASNTSGLSINTLAEALPEEMRHRFCGVHFFNPPRYMHLVELIPTRLTDKNVLDGLEAFLVTTVGKGVVIAKDTPNFIGNRIGVFSMLSAMYHTDQFKLGFDTVDALTGPALGRPKSATYRTADVVGLDTMAHVIKTMADTLPDDPWHQYFKAPVWLQGLIDKGALGQKTGGGFYKKVGKDIVVLDVEKQDFRPSEQKPSDEVAAILAIKDPAEKFSKLRASSDPQAQFLWASFRDLFHYSAYHLADIADTARDVDFAIRWGYGWKLGPFETWQAAGWQQIAEWINEDIKAGKAMSNAPLPAWVTDGRKGVHGKDGSYSASANADKPRSQHPVYQRQLFPDPILGEKFDTGSTVWENDGVRLWTLGDDGIGIISFKTKMNTVNDHVLDGIQHAIKLAEEKLKAVVIWQTGEPFSAGADLKGALGLLKDGKFDDFEHMVANFQRTSMAIKHALVPVVSAVRGMAFGGGCEFQMHSARTVAALESYIGLVEAGVGLLPAGGGLHELAIRAAKANPADPFEELKKVFETVAMAKVSASAFEAKNLGLLRDSDVVVFNAYELLYVAKQVANALAESGYRPPLPANAIPVAGDVGTATFKASLANLQAGYFASPHDIDIATRIADTLCGGVIERGSTVDEEWLLALERKHFVELAKTEKTQARIAHTMSTGKPLRN from the coding sequence ATGACTGCTGCATCCTCCCCCACCCCCGGCTTGCGCATCCGCAAGGCCGCCGTGCTGGGCGCCGGTGTCATGGGCGCGCAGATCGCCGCGCACCTGACCAATGCCGGCGTTGAAACCGTGTTGTTCGACCTGCCCGCGAAAGAAGGCCCCAAGAGCAGCATCGCGCTGAAGGCGATCGCCAACCTGGCCAAGCTGTCACCCGCCCCGCTGGCCGACAAGGCGCTGGCCGCCTCGATCATCCCGGCCAACTACGACGACGATCTCGACCATCTGAAGGACGTCGACCTGGTGATCGAGGCGATCGCCGAGCGGATGGACTGGAAGCTCGACCTCTACAAGAAGATCGCCGGCCACCTGTCCAAGACCGCGATCATCGCCTCCAACACCTCCGGCCTGTCGATCAACACGCTGGCCGAGGCGCTGCCCGAGGAAATGCGCCATCGCTTCTGCGGCGTGCACTTCTTCAACCCGCCGCGCTACATGCACCTGGTCGAGCTGATCCCGACCAGGCTCACCGACAAGAACGTGCTGGACGGCCTCGAGGCCTTCCTGGTCACCACCGTCGGCAAGGGCGTGGTGATCGCCAAGGACACCCCGAACTTCATCGGCAACCGCATCGGCGTGTTCTCGATGCTGTCGGCGATGTACCACACCGACCAGTTCAAGCTCGGCTTCGACACCGTCGACGCGCTGACCGGCCCGGCGCTGGGTCGCCCCAAGAGCGCCACCTACCGCACCGCGGACGTGGTCGGCCTGGACACCATGGCCCACGTCATCAAGACCATGGCCGACACCCTGCCCGACGATCCGTGGCACCAGTATTTCAAGGCGCCGGTGTGGCTGCAGGGCCTGATCGACAAGGGCGCGCTGGGCCAGAAGACCGGCGGCGGCTTCTACAAGAAGGTCGGCAAGGACATTGTCGTGCTGGATGTTGAGAAGCAGGACTTCCGCCCGTCCGAACAGAAGCCTTCCGACGAAGTCGCCGCGATCCTGGCCATCAAGGACCCGGCCGAGAAGTTCAGTAAGCTGCGCGCCTCCAGCGACCCGCAGGCGCAGTTCCTGTGGGCCAGCTTCCGCGACCTGTTCCACTACAGCGCCTACCACCTGGCCGACATCGCCGACACCGCCCGCGACGTCGACTTCGCCATCCGCTGGGGCTACGGCTGGAAGCTCGGCCCGTTCGAAACCTGGCAGGCCGCCGGCTGGCAGCAGATCGCCGAATGGATCAACGAAGACATCAAGGCCGGCAAGGCGATGAGCAACGCGCCCCTGCCCGCCTGGGTCACCGACGGTCGCAAGGGCGTGCACGGCAAGGACGGTTCGTACTCGGCCAGCGCCAACGCCGACAAGCCGCGTTCGCAGCACCCGGTGTACCAGCGCCAGCTGTTCCCCGATCCGATCCTGGGCGAGAAGTTCGACACCGGCAGCACCGTGTGGGAGAACGACGGCGTGCGCCTGTGGACGCTGGGCGACGACGGCATCGGCATCATCTCGTTCAAGACCAAGATGAACACCGTCAACGACCACGTGCTCGACGGCATCCAGCACGCGATCAAGCTGGCCGAGGAAAAGCTCAAGGCCGTGGTGATCTGGCAGACCGGCGAACCGTTCTCCGCCGGCGCGGACCTGAAGGGTGCGCTGGGCCTGCTGAAGGATGGCAAGTTCGACGACTTCGAGCACATGGTCGCCAACTTCCAGCGCACCAGCATGGCGATCAAGCACGCCCTGGTGCCGGTGGTGTCCGCCGTGCGCGGCATGGCCTTCGGTGGTGGCTGCGAATTCCAGATGCATTCCGCCCGGACGGTTGCAGCACTCGAAAGCTACATCGGCCTGGTCGAGGCCGGCGTCGGCCTGCTGCCCGCCGGTGGCGGCCTGCATGAACTGGCGATCCGCGCCGCGAAGGCCAACCCGGCCGATCCGTTCGAGGAGCTGAAGAAGGTGTTCGAGACGGTGGCGATGGCCAAGGTCTCCGCCAGCGCGTTCGAGGCGAAGAACCTGGGCCTGCTGCGCGACAGCGACGTGGTCGTGTTCAACGCCTACGAGCTGCTCTATGTGGCCAAGCAGGTGGCCAACGCGCTGGCCGAATCCGGCTACCGCCCGCCCCTGCCTGCCAACGCCATCCCGGTCGCCGGTGATGTCGGCACCGCCACGTTCAAGGCCTCGCTGGCCAACCTGCAGGCCGGTTACTTCGCCTCGCCGCACGACATCGACATCGCCACGCGCATCGCCGACACCTTGTGCGGCGGCGTGATCGAACGCGGCTCGACCGTCGACGAGGAATGGCTGCTGGCGCTGGAGCGCAAGCACTTCGTGGAGCTGGCCAAGACCGAAAAGACCCAGGCCCGCATCGCCCACACCATGTCCACCGGCAAGCCGCTCAGGAACTGA
- a CDS encoding helix-turn-helix domain-containing protein, with amino-acid sequence MTSMQSQPTGQSSDKPELFGINLPNMDVSPTDPHAVSFGSRLHGAREARGLDLEACAHTLKLPARILRQLERDQHEGIDSKVYLASYIGKYGRYLGINEASIQVELDRIRQVETPLVATGGISHSRFLLDRYATAATYVVLTAVIVVPMIWLGVRGTLDRDLTHLAPLDAAPVAQIEAPAVEAARTDGQTPVNSLPPVQQVAPPAQDQPLLASMAPFPSLENSSLTPARPTPPVVETGVGDHSLSMTLTSASWVEVVQADGTRLEYGLLPAGTSKTYHSSQALDVRIGNANGAQVVIDGATVGLDDFRRANVARFRVRMQDGKASAASL; translated from the coding sequence ATGACCTCCATGCAATCCCAGCCGACCGGGCAGAGCTCCGACAAGCCCGAATTGTTCGGTATCAATTTGCCCAACATGGATGTGTCCCCGACAGACCCCCACGCGGTAAGTTTCGGCAGTCGCCTGCATGGGGCGCGTGAAGCCCGCGGGCTGGACCTGGAAGCCTGTGCCCATACGCTGAAGTTGCCCGCCCGCATACTGCGCCAGCTCGAGCGCGACCAGCACGAGGGCATTGATTCCAAGGTCTACTTGGCCAGCTATATCGGCAAATATGGTCGCTACCTGGGTATCAACGAGGCATCGATCCAGGTGGAACTGGATCGCATCCGGCAGGTCGAGACACCTTTGGTAGCCACGGGCGGCATCTCGCATTCGCGCTTCCTGCTGGATCGTTACGCCACGGCCGCCACCTACGTCGTGCTTACCGCGGTGATCGTGGTGCCGATGATCTGGCTGGGCGTGCGCGGCACGCTGGATCGGGATCTCACCCATCTCGCCCCGCTTGACGCAGCACCGGTAGCGCAGATCGAGGCGCCCGCCGTCGAGGCCGCCAGGACTGACGGGCAGACGCCCGTCAACAGCTTGCCGCCGGTGCAGCAGGTCGCGCCGCCGGCGCAGGATCAGCCGCTGCTCGCCTCCATGGCGCCATTTCCCAGCCTGGAAAACAGCAGCCTGACGCCTGCACGACCGACACCACCCGTGGTCGAAACCGGCGTGGGTGACCATAGCCTCAGCATGACGCTTACTTCGGCGAGCTGGGTGGAAGTGGTGCAGGCGGACGGCACGCGACTGGAATACGGCTTGCTTCCTGCCGGAACCAGCAAGACCTACCACAGCAGCCAGGCGCTGGACGTGCGCATCGGCAACGCCAACGGTGCACAGGTGGTGATCGACGGCGCCACGGTCGGCCTCGATGATTTCCGCCGGGCCAACGTGGCCCGTTTCCGCGTGCGAATGCAGGACGGCAAGGCTTCCGCAGCCAGCCTCTGA
- the pilW gene encoding type IV pilus biogenesis/stability protein PilW: MRFERVVLFSLWLPLAGCVTTHSDSSSLGKSMPQSSQSDQAQEAARIHTELAQRYLNSGDLQTALEKVTKALQFDPRYAPAHTVIAVIYERINRLPEAEEHYRKAVALEPNKGAPNNNLGVFLCHTGKIAEADQYFRKAIADPFYQTPDVALTNAGVCQFRAHDIAGGEASFRDAIARNPGNAEALFQLANTLYLNKDAFRARAFLQRFDALGQPTAASLKLGHDIETRLGNKEGALTYSKRLLSQFPDSEQAQALNSTTRQ, encoded by the coding sequence ATGCGGTTTGAGCGGGTAGTGCTGTTCAGCCTTTGGCTGCCATTGGCAGGTTGCGTCACCACGCACAGCGACAGCAGCTCGCTGGGCAAGAGCATGCCGCAGAGCAGCCAGAGTGATCAGGCTCAGGAAGCCGCCCGCATCCATACCGAACTGGCCCAGCGTTACCTCAATTCGGGCGACCTGCAGACGGCCCTGGAAAAAGTGACCAAGGCGCTGCAGTTCGATCCCCGCTACGCGCCGGCCCACACCGTGATCGCCGTCATCTACGAGCGCATCAACAGGCTGCCCGAGGCCGAGGAGCATTACCGCAAGGCGGTTGCACTGGAGCCGAACAAGGGGGCGCCCAACAACAACCTGGGTGTATTCCTCTGCCATACCGGCAAGATCGCCGAGGCGGACCAGTATTTCCGCAAGGCGATAGCCGACCCGTTCTACCAGACTCCGGACGTGGCCTTGACCAATGCCGGTGTCTGCCAGTTTCGCGCCCACGACATTGCGGGGGGGGAAGCGAGTTTTCGTGACGCCATCGCAAGAAATCCGGGTAATGCAGAGGCACTCTTCCAGCTTGCAAATACGCTTTACCTGAACAAGGATGCGTTTCGCGCCAGGGCGTTCCTCCAGCGGTTCGATGCGCTGGGCCAACCCACGGCCGCGTCACTCAAACTGGGGCACGACATCGAAACACGTCTGGGCAATAAGGAAGGCGCCCTCACTTACAGCAAGCGACTGCTGAGCCAGTTCCCGGATTCGGAGCAGGCGCAGGCGCTGAATTCAACGACCCGCCAATGA
- the rlmN gene encoding 23S rRNA (adenine(2503)-C(2))-methyltransferase RlmN, whose amino-acid sequence MNQVATTAATPKVNLLDFDRQGLRDFFVQIGEKPYRAEQVMKWIYHDLEDNFENMTDVGKALRAKLTEVCYIGAPKTLLDKVATDGTHKWLLGMDSGNAIETVYIPEPTRGTLCVSSQIGCALNCQFCSTGAQGFNRNLSTAEIIGQVWVAAKYLGNVTHQNRRITNVVMMGMGEPLANFENVLKAMKLMRDDLGFGLAAKRVTLSTAGMVPLIDQLSDAIDVSLAVSLHAANDDLRTELMPINKRYPLAELLAACQRWVARKPRTSITFEYTLMKGINDQPEHVRQLIKLMRKLPTCKVNLIPFNPFPGTQFKRSDANDIHQFQTQLLNAGILTMLRRTRGDDIDAACGQLAGQVADRTRRSADIKKRQEEGTSHAV is encoded by the coding sequence TTGAATCAGGTTGCGACCACTGCTGCGACCCCCAAGGTCAACCTGCTCGATTTCGATCGGCAGGGCCTGCGCGATTTCTTCGTGCAGATCGGCGAGAAGCCGTACCGCGCCGAGCAGGTGATGAAGTGGATCTACCACGACCTGGAAGACAACTTCGAGAACATGACCGACGTGGGCAAGGCGCTGCGCGCCAAGCTCACCGAGGTCTGCTACATCGGTGCACCGAAGACCCTGCTGGACAAGGTCGCCACTGACGGCACGCACAAGTGGCTGCTGGGCATGGACTCGGGCAATGCGATCGAGACGGTCTACATTCCCGAGCCGACCCGCGGCACCTTGTGCGTTTCTTCGCAGATCGGTTGCGCGCTGAACTGCCAGTTCTGCTCGACCGGGGCGCAGGGCTTCAATCGCAACCTGTCGACCGCCGAGATCATCGGCCAGGTCTGGGTCGCGGCGAAGTACCTGGGCAACGTGACCCACCAGAACCGTCGCATCACCAACGTGGTGATGATGGGCATGGGCGAGCCGCTGGCCAATTTCGAGAACGTGCTCAAGGCGATGAAGCTGATGCGCGACGACCTGGGCTTCGGCCTGGCCGCCAAGCGCGTCACCTTGTCGACCGCCGGCATGGTGCCGCTGATCGACCAGCTGTCCGACGCCATCGACGTGTCGCTGGCCGTCTCGCTGCATGCGGCCAACGATGATCTGCGCACCGAGCTGATGCCGATCAACAAGCGTTATCCGCTCGCCGAGCTGCTGGCTGCCTGCCAGCGCTGGGTTGCGCGCAAGCCGCGCACGTCGATTACCTTCGAATACACCTTGATGAAGGGCATCAACGACCAGCCCGAGCATGTGCGGCAGCTGATCAAGCTGATGCGCAAGCTGCCCACGTGCAAGGTCAACCTGATTCCGTTCAACCCCTTCCCGGGCACCCAGTTCAAGCGTTCGGATGCGAACGACATCCACCAATTCCAGACCCAGTTGCTCAATGCCGGCATTTTGACCATGCTGCGGAGGACCCGCGGCGACGACATCGACGCCGCCTGCGGCCAACTGGCCGGCCAGGTCGCCGATCGCACCCGGCGCAGCGCCGACATCAAGAAGCGACAGGAAGAGGGGACATCGCATGCGGTTTGA